Proteins co-encoded in one Prescottella sp. R16 genomic window:
- a CDS encoding TM2 domain-containing protein, giving the protein MIDFSKPGDGDPEEPGKQQPATPEFGSPFDYDATADASMTESTTGTSSVPPSGGQSAGPGWDTYSGTGNGPGWGSGPSYPPPTGPVFGTPQPEYSQHPPEYPQPTPPPYPEQPPYPATPPPYAGGYPTGYGFADAAAPFGRDPITGEPYSDKTKVAAGLLQIFLGAFGAGRFYTGHTGVAIAQILVTWLTCGLGAVWPVIDGIVMLAGTVRDAQGRKLRP; this is encoded by the coding sequence ATGATCGACTTCAGTAAACCCGGTGACGGCGACCCGGAGGAGCCGGGGAAGCAGCAGCCGGCGACCCCGGAGTTCGGGTCGCCGTTCGACTACGACGCCACCGCGGACGCCTCCATGACCGAGTCGACGACCGGAACGTCGTCGGTGCCGCCGTCGGGCGGGCAGAGTGCGGGCCCCGGCTGGGACACCTATTCGGGAACGGGCAACGGCCCCGGCTGGGGTTCGGGTCCGAGTTACCCGCCGCCGACCGGGCCGGTGTTCGGGACACCGCAGCCGGAGTACTCGCAGCACCCGCCGGAGTACCCGCAGCCGACCCCGCCGCCGTACCCGGAGCAGCCGCCGTACCCGGCGACGCCGCCGCCGTACGCGGGCGGGTATCCGACCGGCTACGGGTTTGCCGATGCCGCCGCGCCGTTCGGCCGCGACCCGATCACGGGCGAGCCCTACTCGGACAAGACGAAGGTCGCGGCGGGTCTGCTGCAGATCTTCCTCGGCGCGTTCGGTGCGGGCCGCTTCTACACCGGGCACACCGGTGTCGCGATCGCGCAGATCCTCGTCACGTGGCTCACGTGCGGTCTCGGTGCGGTGTGGCCGGTCATCGACGGGATCGTGATGCTCGCCGGCACCGTCCGCGACGCGCAGGGACGCAAGCTGCGGCCGTGA
- the lgt gene encoding prolipoprotein diacylglyceryl transferase, translating to MVTSTELLAYIPSPPQGVWYVGPLALRAYALCIVAGIVVAIVWGDRRWVARGGEKGTVLDIAIWAVPFGLIGGRLYHVLTDFSTYFGAGGNPVDALKIWQGGLGIWGAVALGAVGAWIGCRRRGIPLPALGDAIAPAIVLAQAIGRLGNWFNQELYGRETTVPWGLEIYERVNDLGRTDVLNGVSTGVVQQVVHPTFLYELVWNLLVVVLLVVVDRRFAIGHGRLFALYVAGYCAGRFWIELMRSDHATEILGIRVNSFTSAIVFVCAVAYFVLAKKGREEPEDLRPHRPDVVSVKGDKA from the coding sequence GGTGACTTCGACCGAGCTACTCGCCTACATTCCGAGCCCACCACAGGGTGTGTGGTACGTGGGGCCGCTGGCCCTGCGTGCCTACGCGCTGTGCATCGTCGCCGGTATCGTCGTCGCGATCGTGTGGGGCGACCGCCGGTGGGTGGCCCGCGGCGGCGAGAAGGGCACCGTCCTCGACATCGCGATCTGGGCGGTACCGTTCGGTCTGATCGGCGGCCGGCTCTACCACGTGCTCACCGACTTCTCGACGTACTTCGGTGCGGGCGGCAACCCGGTCGACGCCCTGAAGATCTGGCAGGGCGGCCTCGGCATCTGGGGGGCCGTGGCGCTCGGCGCCGTCGGCGCGTGGATCGGTTGCCGTCGCCGCGGTATCCCGCTGCCCGCGCTCGGGGACGCGATCGCCCCGGCGATCGTGCTCGCACAGGCCATCGGCCGGCTCGGCAACTGGTTCAACCAGGAACTGTACGGTCGCGAGACGACGGTGCCGTGGGGCCTGGAGATCTACGAGCGTGTGAACGACCTGGGCCGCACGGACGTGTTGAACGGTGTCTCCACCGGTGTCGTGCAGCAGGTCGTCCATCCGACGTTCCTGTACGAGCTGGTGTGGAACCTGCTCGTCGTGGTCCTGCTCGTGGTCGTCGACCGCCGTTTCGCGATCGGCCACGGCCGGCTGTTCGCACTGTACGTGGCCGGGTACTGCGCGGGCCGGTTCTGGATCGAACTGATGCGTTCCGACCATGCCACCGAGATCCTCGGTATCCGGGTCAACTCGTTCACGTCGGCGATCGTGTTCGTGTGCGCGGTGGCATACTTCGTGCTCGCGAAGAAGGGGCGTGAGGAGCCGGAGGATCTGCGGCCGCACCGCCCGGACGTCGTTTCCGTGAAGGGGGACAAGGCATGA